The genome window CGACACTCAAGGCCGCCGCTCGTCGCAGAAGGGATCCACAACCGGACGGCTCTTGACCCCGCACCGGCAGGTGCCGACCGTCGACGATCCCCATCTGGTGGGCGGACCGGGGATCGTCAGCCCGTACGGAGCAGGTGCGGAGCCGAAGGACGCGGCCCTCACGCCCGAGTCGGCACCACTCACGTGGTCGGGCCGGTGCCGTTCGCAGCTCGTCCGCCGCGCGGAGCGACGCTCAGCGCGACCGTCACGCTGTCGCCGTCGTCGAACCCCTCCGCAACGCGGACAGCCTTCTTCACCGGCAGCAGGTACCCCCCGGCGCGGGGCAGCAGCGAGGTCTCCCACTCGGTGTCCCCGATGCACGCGGTCACGGGGACGGCGCCCCATCCGTAGGTCACCTGCGCCGATCGAGCGCCGATGGCGTCGCACACGTCCTCGGGCAGCGCCAGCCAGTGGAACGGCGCCGGGCCGCGCCACTCGAACAACCGCGAGCTGAACACCGTGCCCACGCCGCGCAGGCTACTGACGGTCAGCTCCGCGAGGCGAGCGGTCCGCGCACGACTCGACAGCGTTCTGCACCGAGGTGGACCCGCGCCACCTGTCGA of Quadrisphaera sp. RL12-1S contains these proteins:
- a CDS encoding DUF1905 domain-containing protein translates to MGTVFSSRLFEWRGPAPFHWLALPEDVCDAIGARSAQVTYGWGAVPVTACIGDTEWETSLLPRAGGYLLPVKKAVRVAEGFDDGDSVTVALSVAPRGGRAANGTGPTT